From Vibrio fortis, a single genomic window includes:
- a CDS encoding 5-oxoprolinase subunit PxpA: MTTKVLLNCDMGESYGSWTMGDDETIMEWVDMANVACGFHASDPHVMSKTIKLASHYNTQVGAHPGYQDLVGFGRRSIPHSMKEITELVCYQVGALKALCQHHGSHLHYVKPHGALYNDMMANSQIFNAVAEAVAGFGIPLMILSTANNQKFLDIADNYDLPLLLEAFADRAYVSNGQLAPRSVAGSVYTHQDDIYNQVMQLVNYGSVTTIEGERLEIEADTICVHGDNPQSIALIKRISQDINALR; encoded by the coding sequence GTGACAACAAAAGTACTACTGAACTGCGATATGGGTGAAAGCTATGGCAGTTGGACAATGGGAGATGACGAAACCATCATGGAATGGGTTGATATGGCCAACGTAGCGTGTGGCTTCCATGCTTCAGACCCACATGTAATGTCAAAAACCATAAAACTCGCCAGCCACTACAATACTCAGGTAGGTGCCCATCCAGGTTATCAAGACTTGGTAGGATTTGGACGTCGTTCAATCCCTCACTCTATGAAAGAAATTACCGAGTTAGTTTGTTATCAAGTCGGTGCCCTCAAAGCTCTTTGTCAACACCATGGGAGTCACCTGCATTACGTAAAGCCACATGGGGCTTTGTACAACGATATGATGGCTAACTCGCAAATATTTAATGCCGTTGCCGAAGCCGTTGCAGGGTTTGGCATTCCATTGATGATTCTTTCTACTGCAAACAACCAGAAGTTTCTCGATATCGCGGATAACTATGACCTTCCGCTACTACTCGAAGCATTCGCGGATCGCGCTTATGTAAGCAATGGACAGTTAGCGCCGCGTTCTGTTGCCGGTTCCGTCTATACACATCAAGATGATATTTATAACCAAGTCATGCAGTTAGTGAACTATGGTTCAGTGACGACCATCGAGGGGGAACGACTTGAAATTGAAGCAGATACGATTTGTGTCCATGGTGACAATCCCCAATCTATCGCGTTGATTAAGCGCATTAGCCAAGATATTAATGCACTTAGATAG
- a CDS encoding arylesterase gives MTRLISFLIFILFSTTTFAQNQTILVLGDSLSAGYNMDIKQSWPTLLPDALSEYDKEVTVINGSISGDTTGNGLSRLPQLLTEHAPDTVLIELGANDGLRGFPPKVIEQNLEKIIQQIRDSGAKPVMMQIRIPPNYGKRYNDQFEYVFTSLSDQQKVPLLPFFLEYIIMKPEWMMNDGLHPKPEAQPWIAEFVAEKLYQYL, from the coding sequence ATGACTCGACTAATTTCCTTTTTAATTTTTATACTTTTTTCCACAACTACATTTGCGCAGAACCAGACAATCTTAGTGTTAGGTGACAGTTTAAGTGCTGGTTACAACATGGATATCAAACAGAGCTGGCCTACCTTACTTCCAGACGCTTTATCCGAATACGACAAAGAAGTCACCGTAATCAACGGCAGTATTTCTGGCGATACAACGGGCAATGGCCTTTCTCGTTTACCGCAATTATTAACGGAACACGCGCCAGACACGGTACTCATTGAATTGGGTGCGAACGATGGCCTTCGTGGCTTTCCGCCTAAGGTGATCGAACAGAACCTCGAAAAAATCATCCAACAGATTCGAGATTCAGGTGCAAAGCCAGTCATGATGCAGATACGTATTCCGCCTAACTACGGCAAGCGCTACAACGACCAGTTTGAGTACGTATTTACGTCGCTATCTGATCAGCAGAAAGTGCCACTACTGCCATTCTTTCTCGAGTATATCATTATGAAACCTGAATGGATGATGAACGACGGACTGCACCCTAAGCCCGAAGCGCAACCTTGGATTGCAGAGTTTGTTGCCGAGAAATTATACCAGTATCTTTAG
- a CDS encoding 5-oxoprolinase subunit B family protein has translation MIKIDLTKDMRSATKSQQNVTNQKAFNIPVCVASISQQIRQIFAPYLMNVTPAYNTILVDYLPYRIQESELIQQLNALITNIDFNTLDSQSKSIVTIPTYYSKDTALDLSRFEQQGLSLEQVIELHTSTIYQVSAVGFMPGFAFLSDVVPTLQMPRHETPRLSVPKGSVGIADRKTAVYPDQSPGGWNIIGRCPLQLFNSNVSVEELNNASLFNVGDQVQFKAIDKSEFIELGGCLDE, from the coding sequence ATGATCAAGATTGATCTTACTAAGGACATGAGATCAGCAACAAAATCACAACAAAACGTCACTAATCAAAAGGCATTTAACATTCCCGTTTGTGTAGCTTCTATTTCTCAACAAATAAGGCAAATATTCGCCCCTTATTTAATGAACGTCACACCTGCGTATAATACGATTCTTGTCGACTATCTGCCTTATCGAATTCAGGAATCAGAACTCATCCAACAATTGAATGCACTGATCACTAACATCGATTTCAACACTTTAGATTCTCAATCAAAATCGATAGTGACCATACCCACCTACTACAGTAAAGATACCGCTCTCGATCTTTCCCGTTTTGAACAGCAAGGGCTATCATTGGAGCAAGTTATCGAACTTCACACCAGTACAATCTATCAAGTGAGCGCAGTCGGGTTTATGCCAGGCTTTGCTTTCCTTTCTGATGTTGTACCAACACTCCAAATGCCTAGGCACGAAACGCCTAGACTCTCAGTCCCAAAAGGTAGCGTCGGAATCGCAGACAGAAAGACCGCGGTTTATCCTGATCAGTCCCCAGGTGGTTGGAATATTATTGGTCGATGTCCTTTACAGCTGTTTAACAGCAATGTCTCTGTAGAGGAATTAAATAACGCATCTTTGTTTAACGTGGGAGATCAAGTCCAATTTAAAGCCATTGATAAGAGCGAATTTATCGAACTTGGAGGGTGTCTAGATGAATAA
- a CDS encoding ABC transporter permease: MSHSKGLNKRLFSWSIEEIRHGQLWPVSIALTLIIACVFALSALAERMEQVIVKQGKDALTADSVFISANPLPDSLLELVADKKLERSELTRFSTMAFSDNGMQLVTVKAVESNYPLRGEMLLETTDAQKTNVKPGELWLDERIFSQLEVAIGDNVTIGDADLTITGRITQEPGLSFNPFQQMPAVLIHSSDIDATGAIQPGSRVSFRLFLNGDDNDLQAIQDSVELTPSDRWRNQDSASRTNEMFDKTTQYLSLTVAIVVIMAATTLVLTCQHYVASRQKTIAMLKSLGASKQWVIHWLSIQVLMLMGIGIVFGIAIGIGLEFLLRIPLGDLLPSPLPSYGYQPILLSVLTSVLIGVPALGIPLLGLVNTSAISVIQSSHQGQNSSKRYLLLLVPIVPMLMMYGNNLLVWIVLGGIVGLFAVLALVSILVLRLIAKLRVSTAMRLAISRINRTPIATGIQFGALSLSLMLLSIIWLVRSDLLSDWQQTLPENAPNAFALNIAEYEKEAYLETIDANNVERTQAFPIIRGRLTTINGVEAGEYSENADQTDALSREINFTWGESLPEYNEVVAGEWTNENGVSVESDVADQLGLQIGDELSFTINSQRFDAKVNTIREVEWREMKPNFYFIFTPDVLSSIPSTWLVSFRLQEQHDEMLNQLSRNHPTVSLMDIRKMGSKIQELLKQIVWSITVLAGLGVVAGLLLIFTLLRLSLSQRQQEIRLYRTLGASKSRILNTIWCEYGIMAFVAGSIAALGAELSVASLMTFGFELPVTLHPVLWVMLPVITFVTLAAVVNSLIKRLLAPMKKDFN; the protein is encoded by the coding sequence GTGAGCCATTCTAAAGGATTGAATAAACGACTATTCAGCTGGAGTATTGAAGAGATACGTCATGGTCAGCTATGGCCCGTTTCTATCGCCCTTACTCTTATTATCGCGTGTGTCTTTGCTTTGTCGGCTTTAGCTGAGCGCATGGAGCAAGTGATAGTAAAACAAGGAAAAGATGCGCTCACTGCTGATAGCGTGTTTATTTCAGCAAACCCACTTCCGGATTCACTGCTTGAATTGGTTGCTGATAAAAAGCTGGAAAGGAGTGAACTGACTCGTTTTTCTACCATGGCTTTTAGTGACAACGGCATGCAGCTCGTTACGGTAAAAGCGGTGGAGAGTAATTATCCATTGCGCGGCGAAATGTTATTGGAAACAACCGATGCGCAGAAAACAAACGTTAAACCGGGCGAGTTATGGCTTGATGAACGAATTTTCTCTCAGTTAGAGGTTGCCATAGGTGACAATGTCACGATTGGTGATGCCGACCTAACGATTACAGGGCGGATCACTCAAGAACCAGGGCTCAGTTTCAACCCATTTCAACAAATGCCCGCTGTGCTGATTCATAGCAGTGACATCGATGCGACGGGCGCCATTCAACCAGGGAGTCGTGTCAGCTTTCGCTTATTCTTAAATGGCGATGATAATGATCTGCAAGCGATTCAAGACTCTGTTGAATTAACGCCAAGTGACCGATGGCGAAATCAAGACAGTGCCAGTCGCACCAATGAAATGTTTGACAAAACGACTCAGTATCTGTCGTTGACGGTTGCTATCGTAGTCATCATGGCGGCAACTACCTTGGTTCTCACTTGTCAGCACTACGTGGCAAGTCGACAGAAAACAATCGCTATGCTCAAGAGTTTAGGGGCAAGCAAACAATGGGTCATCCACTGGTTATCGATTCAAGTTCTAATGCTAATGGGGATTGGTATTGTCTTTGGTATTGCGATTGGTATCGGCCTTGAGTTTTTGTTACGTATTCCACTAGGGGATCTTCTTCCAAGTCCGCTTCCAAGCTATGGTTATCAACCGATCTTGCTGTCTGTGTTAACCAGCGTGTTAATTGGTGTTCCTGCTCTGGGCATTCCTCTTTTAGGGTTGGTGAACACGTCTGCGATCAGTGTTATTCAGTCTAGTCATCAAGGACAGAACAGTAGTAAACGATATCTGCTGCTCTTGGTGCCGATAGTACCGATGTTAATGATGTATGGTAATAACCTACTGGTTTGGATCGTCCTAGGGGGGATCGTTGGACTGTTTGCGGTACTTGCGTTGGTTAGCATTCTTGTATTGAGATTGATCGCTAAACTTCGCGTATCCACAGCGATGCGTCTCGCAATCAGTCGCATCAACCGAACGCCAATCGCAACGGGTATCCAATTTGGCGCTCTTTCTTTGTCTTTAATGTTGCTCTCTATTATCTGGTTGGTTCGTAGTGATTTGCTGTCTGATTGGCAACAGACGCTGCCTGAGAACGCCCCGAACGCTTTTGCACTCAACATTGCTGAATACGAGAAAGAGGCGTACCTAGAGACGATTGACGCAAATAACGTTGAACGTACACAAGCTTTCCCAATCATTCGTGGGCGACTGACAACGATTAATGGAGTCGAAGCGGGTGAGTACAGTGAAAATGCTGATCAAACAGATGCTTTGAGTCGAGAAATCAACTTTACGTGGGGGGAATCTCTTCCTGAGTACAATGAAGTTGTTGCTGGTGAGTGGACGAATGAGAATGGTGTTTCTGTCGAATCTGATGTAGCCGATCAACTTGGCCTTCAAATTGGCGACGAACTCTCGTTTACGATTAACAGCCAACGCTTTGATGCGAAAGTAAATACCATTCGTGAAGTCGAGTGGCGTGAAATGAAGCCAAATTTCTACTTTATCTTTACACCGGATGTTCTGAGTTCAATCCCATCGACTTGGTTAGTAAGCTTTAGATTACAAGAACAACATGATGAGATGTTGAATCAGCTGTCTCGTAACCACCCGACGGTCAGCTTGATGGATATACGCAAGATGGGCAGTAAGATTCAAGAGTTGCTTAAACAGATCGTTTGGTCGATCACTGTGCTCGCTGGGCTTGGCGTTGTCGCGGGTTTACTGTTGATCTTTACATTGTTGCGTTTGAGCTTGTCTCAGCGTCAGCAAGAGATTCGCCTATATAGAACGTTAGGCGCCAGCAAAAGTCGCATCCTCAACACAATTTGGTGTGAGTACGGCATTATGGCGTTTGTAGCCGGTAGTATTGCTGCACTTGGTGCTGAGCTAAGTGTGGCAAGCCTCATGACCTTTGGCTTTGAATTACCAGTAACGCTACATCCTGTTTTATGGGTGATGTTACCTGTGATTACCTTTGTAACGTTGGCAGCGGTCGTAAACAGTTTGATTAAGCGACTCCTTGCTCCAATGAAGAAGGACTTTAACTAG
- a CDS encoding sensor domain-containing phosphodiesterase yields MKKINTLDLDIPSDMKVGWQNIVDLLANITHVPAALIMRVHTASIEVFATSHSDGNPYKEGDSEELGHGLYCETVMRTNRRLIVPDATQDPNWKNNPDVKIGMISYCGIPLLWPNGDVFGTICILDSKENHYTPTYIQLLESFKLSIESQLTTLYQNAKLSKLNKELKSRVHTRTQDLASLNYSLNLEIDKRKAAEQKVTYQKNHDLGTGFLNRHAFESKLNAQITNEKQLNNRSFAVVHIGFTNGRRIQARYGYQAFDDVLVEYRRRLSTIQGIEVLTGRPTSVDLAIAYTTDKLNAHLDTLCEQLVEIGHSEFTIGGDNVHLHAFIGLTITDTQDNAEAALKKASAAMLACKDSGQKYCFYSQAYNDDQIHLNKIEGYLLQAVRNDDLMLYFQPKVSPLTHKWVGAEALLRWRHPVLGDISNETLIHMAEQNGLIFEVGNFVLRSAIEKAKEWSAYVDDFKMAINVSAVQLKNVQFYEQIVHLLETYHLPARFLELEVTESGLIADEVIAKNTLESLHDLGVTLSLDDFGTGYASFGYLKKFPFDAIKVDKSFIDQINNSQDDTEIVRSIVQIAKKLDLKVAIEGIENEEQEQFIIQEGCDIGQGYLYGKPMTCQEFEHSLADQNYPNSSRYA; encoded by the coding sequence ATGAAAAAGATAAATACGCTCGATTTAGATATACCCAGTGATATGAAGGTCGGTTGGCAGAACATTGTCGATTTACTGGCTAATATCACTCACGTACCCGCCGCACTGATTATGCGCGTGCACACCGCATCAATTGAAGTTTTCGCAACCAGTCATTCTGACGGTAATCCTTATAAGGAAGGAGACTCTGAAGAGCTAGGACATGGTCTGTATTGCGAAACAGTCATGAGAACAAACCGTCGCTTGATCGTACCCGACGCGACTCAAGATCCAAATTGGAAAAACAACCCTGATGTGAAGATTGGAATGATTTCATATTGTGGTATCCCTTTGCTTTGGCCGAATGGTGATGTATTCGGAACGATCTGTATTTTGGATAGCAAAGAGAACCACTACACTCCAACGTATATCCAACTCCTTGAAAGCTTTAAACTCTCGATTGAATCGCAACTCACAACGCTCTATCAAAATGCAAAACTCTCTAAGTTGAACAAAGAGCTTAAATCAAGAGTCCATACTCGGACACAAGATCTTGCCAGCTTAAACTATTCCCTAAACCTTGAAATCGATAAGCGAAAAGCGGCAGAGCAGAAAGTCACTTATCAAAAAAATCACGATCTAGGCACAGGGTTCTTAAACCGCCACGCTTTCGAATCTAAGCTCAATGCTCAAATAACGAATGAAAAACAACTGAACAACCGATCATTTGCTGTTGTTCATATCGGGTTTACTAACGGCAGACGTATTCAAGCTCGTTACGGCTACCAAGCGTTTGATGATGTTCTGGTCGAATATCGCCGTAGACTTTCCACGATCCAAGGTATTGAAGTGCTAACCGGAAGGCCTACTTCCGTCGACTTGGCGATTGCCTATACCACAGACAAACTTAACGCTCATCTCGACACGCTTTGTGAACAACTGGTCGAGATCGGTCACTCAGAATTCACGATAGGCGGTGACAATGTTCACCTGCATGCTTTTATCGGCCTGACAATAACCGACACTCAAGACAACGCAGAAGCAGCACTTAAAAAAGCATCGGCGGCCATGCTTGCTTGTAAAGATTCTGGGCAAAAATACTGCTTCTATTCTCAAGCTTATAATGACGACCAGATACACCTCAATAAGATTGAGGGCTACCTCTTACAAGCAGTGCGTAACGACGATCTTATGCTCTACTTTCAGCCGAAGGTTTCCCCGCTTACACATAAATGGGTAGGTGCTGAAGCTCTACTTCGCTGGCGTCACCCTGTTCTTGGTGATATTTCAAATGAAACGCTCATCCATATGGCAGAACAAAATGGATTGATCTTCGAAGTCGGCAATTTTGTTCTTCGCTCCGCCATCGAAAAAGCTAAAGAGTGGTCTGCGTATGTCGATGACTTCAAGATGGCGATTAACGTTTCTGCGGTACAATTAAAGAACGTGCAGTTTTATGAGCAAATCGTTCATTTACTTGAAACCTATCACCTTCCAGCTCGCTTTCTTGAATTAGAAGTAACAGAAAGCGGTTTAATAGCTGACGAAGTCATTGCAAAGAATACCTTAGAATCGCTTCATGATTTAGGCGTGACATTGTCACTTGATGATTTCGGAACAGGCTATGCTTCTTTTGGCTACCTCAAAAAATTCCCTTTTGATGCCATTAAAGTAGATAAGAGTTTTATCGACCAGATAAACAACTCACAAGATGACACTGAGATTGTGCGATCGATTGTGCAGATTGCCAAAAAGCTCGACCTTAAAGTAGCGATTGAAGGCATAGAGAACGAAGAGCAAGAACAATTCATTATTCAAGAGGGTTGCGATATTGGGCAAGGATACCTTTATGGCAAGCCGATGACCTGCCAAGAGTTCGAGCACAGCCTTGCCGACCAAAACTATCCAAACAGCAGTCGCTACGCCTAA
- the fabV gene encoding enoyl-ACP reductase FabV, which yields MIIKPVIKGVVAKNAHPLGCQQAVKQQIEFVKNAPQIKNGPKRVLIIGASSGFGLAARIALTFGGAQADTIGVSFERGPNEKSLGSAGWYNNIYFKQEAKREGRKAINIVGDAFSKETRSQVVEAIETYFEGEVDLIIYSLAAGVRPKADTEEFWRSAIKPIGQSVTGTTISLEDDSWNTTTLEPATEDEAESTLKVMGGEDWGHWVDELINAESIAEGCKTIAFSYVGPEVTHPIYLDGTLGRAKIDLHQTSHSLNLELANFSGGAYATVCKALVTKASVFIPGLSPYLLALYRVMKEKGTHETCIQQMQRLFSTKLYGQDKIPLDGERLIRMDDWELEPETQAHVSELLESMDEENFKLTGDYAGFKQEFMQLNGFEYSGIDYTQPLNTEDFINLKP from the coding sequence ATGATAATAAAACCCGTTATAAAGGGTGTCGTTGCCAAAAATGCGCACCCCCTAGGCTGCCAACAAGCAGTCAAGCAACAAATTGAATTCGTAAAAAATGCTCCTCAAATCAAAAATGGCCCGAAGCGTGTTCTGATTATTGGAGCATCTTCAGGCTTCGGACTCGCCGCCCGAATTGCCCTCACCTTTGGCGGTGCTCAAGCCGATACCATTGGTGTTTCATTCGAACGAGGACCTAATGAAAAGTCATTAGGCAGCGCAGGTTGGTACAACAACATCTACTTCAAACAAGAAGCCAAACGTGAAGGTCGCAAAGCAATAAACATCGTTGGTGATGCCTTCTCCAAAGAAACTCGTTCACAAGTGGTTGAGGCCATCGAAACTTACTTTGAGGGTGAAGTTGACCTAATCATCTATAGCCTCGCAGCAGGTGTACGTCCTAAAGCTGACACCGAAGAGTTCTGGCGCTCTGCAATCAAACCAATTGGTCAAAGTGTCACTGGCACTACCATCTCCCTAGAAGACGATAGCTGGAACACCACCACGCTTGAACCGGCAACAGAAGACGAGGCCGAAAGCACACTCAAAGTTATGGGTGGTGAAGACTGGGGTCATTGGGTAGACGAACTAATCAACGCCGAATCTATTGCTGAAGGTTGTAAAACCATCGCCTTCTCTTATGTTGGACCAGAGGTAACACACCCTATCTATCTAGATGGAACGCTTGGACGCGCTAAAATCGACCTTCATCAAACCAGTCACTCACTGAACCTTGAGTTAGCTAACTTTAGCGGTGGTGCTTACGCAACGGTGTGTAAAGCACTCGTGACCAAAGCAAGTGTCTTTATTCCAGGTTTGAGTCCTTATTTATTGGCGCTTTACCGCGTGATGAAAGAAAAAGGGACTCATGAAACATGTATCCAACAAATGCAGCGCCTGTTCAGCACCAAACTCTACGGCCAAGATAAAATCCCACTTGATGGTGAGCGCCTCATTCGAATGGATGATTGGGAACTTGAGCCTGAAACACAAGCTCATGTATCAGAGCTTCTTGAGTCAATGGATGAAGAAAACTTCAAACTCACGGGCGACTATGCTGGCTTTAAACAGGAGTTCATGCAACTCAACGGATTTGAGTATTCGGGAATTGATTACACCCAACCATTGAATACAGAAGATTTTATAAATCTCAAGCCATAA
- a CDS encoding ABC transporter ATP-binding protein, whose amino-acid sequence MHTSIIKAESVSKTVSTNQEQLTILEKVDIDIVEGETVAIVGTSGAGKSTLMTLLAGLDVPSSGEIHLLNKPLSQLDDEERAQIRSESVGFVFQSFLLIPSLSALQNVTLPCLLKGEEEDIERATALLESVGLKDRVDHLPSQLSGGEQQRVALARAFMIKPKILFADEPTGNLDQQTAAKIVELLFELNASHGTTLVLVTHDPKLAQRCQRTLKMHLGQITEV is encoded by the coding sequence ATGCATACATCCATAATAAAAGCTGAATCTGTTTCGAAGACAGTGTCTACTAATCAAGAACAATTGACAATCTTAGAGAAGGTTGACATCGATATTGTTGAAGGTGAAACCGTTGCTATTGTTGGTACGTCTGGTGCGGGAAAATCGACCCTAATGACACTGCTTGCAGGGCTCGATGTGCCTAGTTCTGGTGAAATTCATCTTCTAAACAAACCACTTTCTCAATTAGACGATGAAGAGCGAGCTCAGATTCGTAGTGAGTCGGTTGGATTTGTTTTTCAAAGCTTTCTACTAATCCCTAGTTTGTCCGCGCTACAAAACGTAACCTTGCCGTGTTTACTGAAGGGCGAAGAGGAAGATATAGAGCGTGCAACTGCGTTACTGGAGTCGGTAGGGCTTAAAGATCGTGTCGACCATTTACCTTCACAACTTTCTGGTGGTGAACAACAACGTGTGGCACTCGCTCGTGCTTTTATGATTAAGCCTAAAATTCTGTTTGCTGATGAACCCACAGGTAATCTTGATCAGCAAACCGCTGCCAAGATTGTAGAGCTGTTGTTCGAGCTTAATGCGTCTCACGGCACCACGTTGGTTCTTGTTACTCATGACCCTAAACTCGCTCAGCGCTGTCAGCGCACTTTGAAAATGCACCTTGGTCAAATCACGGAGGTGTAG
- a CDS encoding FAD-dependent oxidoreductase — protein sequence MNQNKMDKKQPSIAIVGGGIAGATSAIHFSERGYDVTLLEKGPSLVNGPPICHLHAGGNLYRDISQEQCLQLLAQSIDTVRLFPHTLNIRPTVIAVPHSDGGQPEALLPRLEVIKSAYQALVDQDQSNQVLGNPDEYYKLYNKQDLVALSNKRQPQNPSTLDEWCIPFAKHTDLDTLKYPVAVVQEYGLSVFRLSAMAQLSLEKQSNCHILTNSRLISVTQVEGEWELCYSDQAGNKHKFTAQYLINASGFETGVVDDYVGSKQERLVEFKAAYVTDWSNCREHKEEWPEVIFHGPRGTPQGMAQLTPYADGVFQLHGMTEGITLFEGGLVSSSEHSSQPQLPQKLLKKIVSGWTEEQLEQRTQAAIEHMAQFIPSFKSATVGGKPLFGAQQIPGTDPSLRASDVSFCGEKYARLEVVKASSTLEAAQKINKHWFDEKGLLTIESAHPVTMSLNIDDVETKAITLTQERGYPAALAIVTGESRVI from the coding sequence ATGAACCAGAACAAAATGGATAAAAAACAACCGTCTATAGCTATTGTTGGTGGTGGTATTGCGGGCGCCACCAGTGCGATTCATTTCAGCGAGCGTGGATATGACGTAACCTTGTTGGAAAAAGGGCCAAGTCTGGTAAACGGGCCTCCGATCTGCCACCTGCATGCTGGTGGTAATTTGTATCGAGATATTTCTCAGGAGCAATGCCTTCAACTCCTTGCTCAATCAATTGATACTGTTCGTTTGTTTCCTCACACGCTCAATATTCGTCCAACTGTTATTGCAGTGCCTCATAGTGATGGTGGTCAACCTGAAGCTCTGTTACCACGTCTAGAGGTAATTAAGTCGGCTTACCAAGCCTTGGTTGATCAAGACCAAAGTAATCAAGTTCTAGGAAACCCAGACGAATACTACAAGCTTTATAACAAGCAAGACTTAGTTGCTTTATCAAATAAAAGACAGCCCCAAAATCCAAGCACACTGGATGAATGGTGTATTCCTTTTGCTAAGCATACTGATTTGGACACTTTGAAATATCCGGTAGCAGTAGTTCAAGAGTACGGACTGAGCGTATTTCGTTTGTCTGCAATGGCTCAGCTGTCGCTAGAAAAGCAGAGCAACTGCCACATTCTTACCAACAGTCGACTCATATCGGTAACTCAAGTAGAAGGCGAATGGGAACTATGCTATTCCGATCAGGCGGGGAATAAGCATAAATTTACAGCTCAGTACCTGATTAATGCGAGTGGCTTTGAAACGGGTGTGGTTGACGATTATGTTGGCTCTAAGCAAGAACGTCTTGTCGAGTTTAAAGCAGCCTATGTTACGGACTGGTCAAATTGCCGTGAACATAAAGAGGAGTGGCCTGAAGTTATATTCCATGGGCCACGTGGTACACCTCAAGGTATGGCGCAGCTCACCCCTTATGCAGATGGTGTTTTTCAACTGCATGGTATGACAGAGGGGATTACACTGTTCGAGGGTGGCTTAGTCTCTTCTTCTGAGCATTCGTCTCAGCCGCAACTCCCTCAGAAACTGCTGAAAAAAATTGTGTCTGGTTGGACAGAAGAACAACTAGAACAACGAACTCAAGCAGCCATAGAACATATGGCTCAATTTATCCCTAGCTTTAAGTCAGCGACCGTAGGCGGTAAACCTCTGTTTGGAGCTCAACAAATTCCTGGGACCGACCCTAGCTTACGGGCATCTGATGTTTCGTTTTGTGGTGAAAAATACGCGAGGCTAGAGGTCGTTAAGGCATCCTCAACCTTGGAAGCAGCTCAGAAGATCAATAAGCATTGGTTTGATGAGAAAGGACTTTTGACTATTGAAAGTGCTCATCCAGTGACAATGTCACTTAATATCGATGACGTTGAAACAAAAGCTATCACGCTTACGCAAGAGCGGGGATACCCAGCGGCATTGGCGATTGTGACTGGTGAGAGCCGAGTGATTTAA
- a CDS encoding 5-oxoprolinase subunit C family protein, with product MNKGSITILKSGPLSLIQDFGRYGLSHLGVTQGGPVDDYAYSWANHLLQNPINCPALEITLGQCAAEVNQDCVLAITGGDLQAKLDGVPIANWSTFIARKGQVLSFGLPTNGLRAYLAVKGGFKAPVSLTSTSTVVREKVGGLTQDGQPCQANQDIQFHTHPIPLHFKPLSVTFRYTPDYNLPLTLRVIEGYQSNLFTKAAKSTFYNIPFTVSQNSNRMGYRLSGEPVESPDITMLSEGIALGAIQIPKDGQPIILLNDRQTIGGYPKLGCIARIDLPRLAQAKPGQQVCFVEGDRLGLQDVWCQWARFFGY from the coding sequence ATGAATAAGGGTTCTATCACCATATTAAAGTCTGGCCCACTCTCGCTCATTCAAGATTTTGGACGTTATGGTCTTTCACATCTCGGGGTTACACAGGGTGGACCCGTTGATGATTACGCGTACAGTTGGGCAAACCACTTGCTCCAGAACCCTATTAACTGCCCTGCACTCGAAATTACCTTAGGACAATGTGCAGCTGAAGTGAATCAAGATTGTGTATTAGCTATCACGGGTGGAGATCTACAGGCTAAGCTCGACGGCGTTCCAATAGCGAATTGGTCGACCTTTATAGCTCGTAAAGGACAAGTGCTTTCGTTTGGATTACCGACAAATGGGCTTAGGGCTTACTTAGCCGTAAAAGGTGGCTTTAAAGCACCAGTCAGTTTAACCAGTACATCAACCGTTGTGCGTGAAAAAGTGGGTGGACTGACCCAAGATGGCCAACCTTGCCAGGCGAACCAAGACATTCAGTTTCATACACATCCGATACCATTGCATTTTAAGCCTTTAAGTGTCACTTTTCGTTACACTCCGGACTACAACCTTCCACTTACATTGAGAGTTATTGAAGGTTACCAGTCAAATCTTTTCACCAAAGCTGCCAAATCGACCTTCTACAATATTCCTTTTACGGTTAGTCAGAACTCCAATCGCATGGGCTATCGACTCAGTGGCGAACCAGTTGAATCACCGGATATTACAATGTTGTCGGAAGGTATTGCTCTAGGCGCAATTCAAATACCAAAAGATGGGCAACCCATCATACTTCTCAACGACAGGCAGACCATTGGTGGATATCCAAAGCTTGGCTGTATTGCGCGTATCGACCTACCTAGACTTGCTCAGGCCAAACCTGGGCAGCAAGTTTGTTTTGTAGAGGGAGATCGTTTGGGGTTACAAGATGTGTGGTGCCAATGGGCAAGGTTCTTTGGCTACTGA